The following nucleotide sequence is from Endozoicomonas sp. GU-1.
CGCTGATTTCCCGAGATCACTATGAAGAAGTCCGTGGTGCAACCATTGAGGATGTGGGCGGTATTCTTGAACTGATCCGCCCTTTCGAGGAAAAAGGCATACTGCGCCGTCGCTCCCGAAAAGAGTTGGAACGGGAAATAAAGCTGTTCAGTGTCGTGTTGCTGGATGGCATGATCATCGGCTGTGCTGCTCTTCATCCGTACTATGAAAATGGTACCAGTGCTGCAGAACTGGCCTGTGTTGTGGTCCATCCTGACTATCGAGATGCACAGCGCGGTGATCGTTTGCTCGCCCATATTGAAGCGTTGGCAGAAGAACAGGGCATGAACGAAATCTACGTCATGACCACCCAGACTACTCATTGGTTTATTGAGCGGGAATTTGCTGAAGTTGCCTGTGATGATTTGCCGACAGAGCTTAAAGCAAAATATAACCCCAAAAGGCAGTCAAAGGTTCTTATGAAAACGGTAGGAGGCTGACCGGGAATAGCACCCGTAGCGAGGATGGCAGAAAATTGAGGATAAAAAGTCGGAAATTTTTAGTGAATAGTGGTTCTATTTACTAAAAATTTCCGACTTTTTAGACCAATTTTCTGTCACCGCAGTAGGGCAGTCTATTCTCGGACAGCCTCCTGGGTTAACTGAAAACGAGCGGGCTACTTCCCGGTTTTTTTACTGTCAGAAACCCACTGAAGGAATCGTTCACGGGTTGTTTCATCTGCCTGGTTGTACCAGTACTGCAGCATGCTTTCACTCATTGGCTGAGCCATTGCCGGTGCTGGCATGACAGAAGGTTGGGCAACCTGATATGAGACACCTTGCGGGTTAGCAATATAAACGGTTCCGGCCATTGCCCGAACAGCCGCCGGACTGTCAGACAGGTTAAACTTCTGGATATCCTCCACCGTGTCTCCGCCGATTAACAGCCCGGATTTATTAAGCACGCTGAACTCAAAGGGAATCGCCTGACCTTTGGCATTGGTAATTGAGAATTGAGCCTTTGGCGACTGTGACAGTTTATCGGTATCTTTTGCTGTTTTCAGTCTCGGGGCATTAATGGTGTAGGCCTGATCGCCAGACAGGTCAAACGTCATGATATACGGACTGGTGGTAAACATTCTGGTATCACCACCGTCCCTCACCAGCATTTTCAGCTGGAATACCAACTGATGACGGCCGTTGCCAAGAGAGAGGTCCTTCTTGCTGCCCAGATGATCGGCATCTTTACCATCAAGAACCAGCAGTTTTGTTTTCTCAGGCAGTAGCAGTGTATTGTCAGCAATAACTGGCATGGCCAGAGTGGATACCAACAGTGCACCCAACAGACGACGTACAAACATAAGGCAGTGTTCTCCTATAGATCATCTATCGATTATAGGTTGGTACAACTACCGGTTCGTATTGTTGCTTTCCGAAATTGTGGGCCTGAACTGTGGTCAGCGGCGCTATCGATGGCCAGTACATGGCTAAACCGGATCAATCGGGCGCTGGTTGCCAATAGGGTGTTGAGGGGATTGAGAAGAGTTATATTTGCTGCCAATAACATAAGTAATAATGCTGTGGAACAGCCTGAGAGTCTCTTCGTGCTTTTGGTAGTTTCCTTCTCTTTGTGCTTTTTCAATCCAGGTTCTTAAGTCAAGCAGTTCGTCCAGACTATCGAGTTCTCTGATTTCCTTGAGTGCCTGGCCTTCTGATATTTCTCCTGTACGAAACCGGATAATCAGACGGCCACAGGGTTGGTTTCGGATAGAGTGCAAGAAATCCTCCGATGATAAACGGTGATGTTTATTGTGAGAATACTGATCTGCTGATTCTCTCACCCGGGCAGCCCCTGGAGTGTATCTGCGTTCCTGGCCTTCGGATACAGTAGAAACAACCCGTACACTATTACCAATCAGTGTTTTGGCTATTTGTTTGTTCCAGTTGGCACTTTTTTCCTGAACAACACGATAGAATGTACCGAATGCACTGTTAATTTCCTGATCAAGCAACTGTTGTAAGGCGGCATGTTTAAGGATAACTATCGCGGCTTCTTCATCACTCATTGACTCATACGGCCCTTTGTTGAGCAGCTCACTTCGCTGCCTGGCTGCTTCCAGGCTGTTGCCAATGTCTTCCATTGATTTTATCGACTGGAGTAAATGATCAACCATTGGCTCCAATTCCTGTTTGGCCAGTGAGCGTAGCGTACCAACTTCCTCGCGCCCTGTTCTCAGTCGTTTGCCAAACAGTTGTCTGGTATAATCAGGCTGCTTTTTGATCATCTTTGCCATTCTCTTTTTATTAACTTTGGTATTTGCATGATCGGCAGCCATATCCATAAAAAAGAAAGCCACATAGCACAAGACTCCACTCAAAGTAATCTTTGGAGCGACTGGGGTTAAATTGATGGTGCTTCCTCTTTTTCCAGCTATTTTGAAAATTTTTACCAGATTTTTATATAAGGTTCCTTTGATTTGGGTATAGAAAAAATCCTGAATCATGCTTTTCAAAACCCCGGCTGATTTAAAGGCCGCAGATTCTTGTTTAGGCTCAATTCCCGCATTATCAGAATCCGGTTGACTTGCTGTGTGCCGGGCAGGATTCATCCAGTGAGGAATGATGTGTTGCATCCATTTTTTTTCATTGGTTTTTATCTGGTAGCCGTGAATGGTTAACTTTTTGTTTGTGGTAACACTCTTGAACAATTCTTCTCTTTTTTCAGGAGGCATGTCTCTAAATTTTGAATTCCACAGGTCTTCCAGATCCTTTATATACCGGTTTTCAAGAATGGTGCGGCTGATCACGACATTCTCGATAAGCTTGTCAAAGTAAAATAAATTGGCTTTCAGTTTTTTTCTTCGCTCAAAATACAGTGCTTTCTCTTTCTCTAAAGCAATAGACTCTGCCAGTGTCTTCTGTTCTTTTTCTGCCATTGTTTTGAGCTTTATTGCCTGCTTTTCGAGATCGGCATAAGCGTTATATATTTGTGAAAAGGTTTTATGAGTGCATCGATAACGGAGTTTGTTGATTAGCTTTTTTCTTTTCTTGTCGTTTGACTTATCAAAGTTGGTGTAGTCAAAGTCAGCGTATTTTTTTATTTGTTTAAGTCCTCTGACCATCCTGACCCTGCGCCAGAGTTCGGTACTGGAAGACCAGAAAGCGATGTAACCCAGATCAGTGATCAGTCCGACAGCAACGGCAATACCAATGGCGATGCCAGCGGGTGGGAAAATAGCAGTGAGGATGGCTCCAGTAAGTAAAATAAAGAAATTGTAAATCTGGTGTCTTTTGTTACGTAAGATGTTTCTCTTT
It contains:
- a CDS encoding YccT family protein, which produces MFVRRLLGALLVSTLAMPVIADNTLLLPEKTKLLVLDGKDADHLGSKKDLSLGNGRHQLVFQLKMLVRDGGDTRMFTTSPYIMTFDLSGDQAYTINAPRLKTAKDTDKLSQSPKAQFSITNAKGQAIPFEFSVLNKSGLLIGGDTVEDIQKFNLSDSPAAVRAMAGTVYIANPQGVSYQVAQPSVMPAPAMAQPMSESMLQYWYNQADETTRERFLQWVSDSKKTGK